CGATGTGCTCTGCAAGATGAAACACCCGATGACCGGTCGACGGTTGAAGTGGACTTGGTGCGTCGATTTCTTTCATGCTTGCGAATACGTTTCGCAGTTGGTCGCTTCGCTCTTCGGCAGCGGAACGGGCAAGGCACACGCTTGGGCGAAGCAACAAAGACACACGCTACGTCACGAGAACAACGGGATCAAAAAGGTGATCGCTCGAGCGGCACAGCAAAAGCGGCGTAGTGGACCCAAAGGGACCAAGAAGGACTTTGACACGGCGTTGAATTACTTAAAGAAGTACAAGGCACACATGGACTATGCGGAACGCAGAAAGAAGGGCGACCCGATCGGCAGCGGAATCAACGAGGCGGGCTGCAAAGTGATTTTCAATCAGCGGTTGAAGCGATCCGGCATGCGATGGCATTGCGTCACAGGGCAGTACATCGTCGATCTCCGGACTGCAAACCGAAGCGGCATTTGGGGCCGGATCTGGAAGCGACTGATCTGTTCCCCAGCCGACCTACCACCGATATCCTATCAATCGACAAACCAAACCGTTTGAAATCCAATGAAATCGCTTGCTACCAGACCGACTGCATCCTTTCAATCCAACTTGAGCCCG
This DNA window, taken from Rhodopirellula halodulae, encodes the following:
- a CDS encoding transposase, coding for MSPALAEVTGRLADDLPQQAAREMLAERISVTPSVEAYRRVIADLATQVRSVHDDEATRQLIAWIDEARQSKGKHDVLLQVGRDGVFVQSRPCWEEASCATIAVYDRNRKRVGTIYLGQMPESEQPTMTRRLTEVIQGVLRGAGAEALRLRYVTDAGCHPQAYYRDVLCKMKHPMTGRRLKWTWCVDFFHACEYVSQLVASLFGSGTGKAHAWAKQQRHTLRHENNGIKKVIARAAQQKRRSGPKGTKKDFDTALNYLKKYKAHMDYAERRKKGDPIGSGINEAGCKVIFNQRLKRSGMRWHCVTGQYIVDLRTANRSGIWGRIWKRLICSPADLPPISYQSTNQTV